A single region of the Agromyces sp. Leaf222 genome encodes:
- a CDS encoding ABC transporter permease, with product MTRLKDLLPTLLVASLAAAFGVALLQITGILAAVITSEDGLSESGTVQLVLALVASVFITIAVYVSAVVTANTVATVVAGRTRLIALLRLIGSSARAQRATIAREGLLIGLAGAALGALVGSAAAWGIAEIGMAQGSIPRVEYSLVDPLLLVPMVAVVVTTWLAAWTGSRRVLSVRPAQALGNATEADFDEVSSRKGRAIVAWTLGILGVGLLALGVIVGLVRPEGVLIGLLGGILSFTAIVLAAHRVMPPVLRFVGRWFGDRPAARLAAENAVRHPERSARMTIGLVIGVTLVTTFAVTMETYRAMVLVATANRPEMQDALGPVIDGTVAVFSTLIGFSAVIAAVGLVNTLSISVMQRTRELGLLRALGFDRRQIRVMVLVEAAALTVAATLTGLVLGIAYGWVGAQSILGSVGSGPGIVAPVIPWPIVAIVVGAAAVLTLAASVAPMRRAARVSPVVALAID from the coding sequence ATGACCAGGCTGAAGGACCTCCTGCCGACGCTGCTCGTGGCCTCCCTGGCCGCGGCGTTCGGCGTCGCCCTGCTGCAGATCACCGGCATCCTGGCCGCCGTCATCACCTCGGAGGACGGCCTCTCCGAGAGCGGCACGGTGCAGCTCGTGCTCGCGCTCGTGGCGAGCGTGTTCATCACGATCGCCGTCTACGTCAGTGCGGTGGTGACGGCGAACACCGTCGCGACGGTCGTGGCCGGTCGCACGCGCCTGATCGCGCTGCTCCGGCTCATCGGTTCGAGCGCCCGGGCGCAGCGGGCGACGATCGCCCGCGAGGGCCTGCTCATCGGGCTCGCCGGCGCCGCGCTCGGCGCCCTGGTCGGGTCGGCCGCCGCCTGGGGCATCGCCGAGATCGGCATGGCGCAGGGCAGCATTCCCCGCGTGGAGTACTCGCTCGTCGACCCGCTGCTGCTCGTGCCGATGGTCGCCGTCGTGGTCACCACGTGGCTCGCCGCGTGGACGGGGTCGCGCCGGGTGCTCTCGGTGCGACCGGCGCAGGCGCTGGGCAACGCCACCGAGGCCGACTTCGACGAGGTGTCCTCGCGCAAGGGCCGTGCGATCGTGGCCTGGACCCTCGGCATCCTCGGCGTCGGACTCCTCGCGCTCGGCGTGATCGTGGGGCTCGTGCGCCCCGAGGGCGTGCTGATCGGGCTCCTCGGCGGCATCCTCTCGTTCACGGCGATCGTGCTCGCGGCGCACCGCGTGATGCCGCCGGTGCTCAGGTTCGTCGGCCGCTGGTTCGGCGACCGCCCAGCGGCGCGGCTCGCGGCCGAGAACGCCGTGCGCCACCCCGAACGCTCAGCGCGCATGACCATCGGCCTCGTGATCGGCGTCACGCTCGTCACGACCTTCGCGGTCACGATGGAGACCTATCGCGCCATGGTGCTGGTCGCGACCGCGAACCGGCCCGAGATGCAGGACGCCCTCGGCCCGGTGATCGACGGCACGGTCGCGGTGTTCTCGACGCTCATCGGCTTCAGCGCCGTGATCGCGGCCGTCGGGCTGGTGAACACCCTGTCGATCAGCGTCATGCAGCGCACGCGCGAGCTGGGTCTGCTGCGCGCGCTGGGCTTCGATCGGCGGCAGATCAGGGTCATGGTGCTCGTCGAGGCCGCGGCGCTGACGGTGGCGGCGACGCTCACGGGCCTGGTGCTCGGCATCGCGTACGGCTGGGTCGGCGCGCAGTCGATCCTCGGCTCGGTCGGCAGCGGTCCTGGCATCGTCGCCCCGGTGATCCCGTGGCCGATCGTCGCGATCGTCGTGGGCGCTGCCGCAGTGCTCACGCTCGCGGCATCCGTCGCTCCGATGCGGCGTGCGGCGCGCGTGTCGCCGGTGGTCGCGCTCGCGATCGACTAG